DNA from Solanum stenotomum isolate F172 chromosome 3, ASM1918654v1, whole genome shotgun sequence:
CAAACTGCAACTCAAACAAGAGAAGTACAAAATGATACCTTAAGATACATGTCAATAGCACGGTAAATTCCATCATGGGAAGGTCTAGAGAAGCTAGAGACCAATTCTGCAAGATTGATAAACTTCGATAGTGGTAGATTTGGATCTCTAGCAACTTCAGCAAGGTATCTATCGATTACCCTAGCCACCTTTACTTCGGAAGCATCTGATGCAAATGCGGGGCATATATCGTGGAATCTATTATCTGCAGAACTATCAATCTGACCACTCTTTTGATGCAACATGAAATTCTCTACGAGGTCGTGTACTATGTCAATATCGAATATAATAGTCTCACTATCTGGAGCTCGAATTAGTAAGTCACCTACTGTTGCATCTTCCATATGCAGGCCAATCCTTCTCTTCAGTTCACTTCTCGTCGTTTGTCCACATTCGAATGCAATAGATGTTTGCAGCAATTTCATCAAGAAACTGCAGGAAACACTGTTCTTCTCTTTGGGCAACAACCAAGTAATCGTATCAACCATGTACCGATACTTTTCAGGATCACTTCCTTGTATACTGCCCTTGCTGAATCCCGGGAGCCTCCGGTTGGCATATGCTTTCAATGCTTCACCTATTGCTTCTGAAGAAATCcttccttttgtttttattgttacTATGACCCttttatacaaatcaatatGAAGCTCACAAAGGTCCTCAACCCACCAGTCTATTGGAACAAGTTGTTGCCAGCTCACCGCGTTACAGTGCAGATCACTTCCGTTTTCGGATGGAAGCTTTTTATGGTTATAAGTGTAAGACCAGTCCACCTTTGAGGTGTCTACAGAAGCTTTAGAAGCAACAGATTCCAGGCAATGACTAACGATTTTTAATTCCTCGGACCAGGGAAGAAAAGCTTTTGTGGTCTGAAGAACAATGATGGAGTCTTTCCAGCTCCGGAAGATGCTAGACGTAAGAAAAACTTCAATCTTGTAGATAAGATTTCCCTTCTCAACTGACTCATACATTTCCAAGTACTCTGCTGCACAACGAGCTGCAACGACATTATATGCATTCAAAGTTACTGTCATATTATAACAGAACTTTGCGCATACTTCAAAAGCAGCAGGTCCACCAGGTATATCATGGATGTTGATTTCATCACTATTTTCCTCGTTTGTACAAGCAATCAGTTTCTGCAAGCGATAACTCTTCAACAGAAGTGGGAACTGAAGAAAATGTACTTCTATTAGTATATTTGCTATTTCTCATTCAGAAAACAACTGACAAATATGGAATGAGAAAGGTTACTTACCTTGTGGAGGTAAAATTTCACATCTCCAACATTGATAACCATGTCAGTAGCCAATTCAGCTGCTACATACCTGAATATAAAGTTCATAGATCATATGCCTaatcaaaactttaaaattaatcTCAAATTACCACATCACTTCTTCATATGTGAAACGTAGATGAATAACTACAAGCAAATATTTGAAACAACAAATGCTATATAAGTTGATATGCGTAGACTGAAAACTGGAGGTTTACTAACTAACaaaggagctattctaaatATATGAATGTTAAGTCTTCTTTTCATGAAGGGCATTGTAACCGCCACATGATCTGAGTGCTTGTAGCATACTTTTCCTATTCCTTCATTCTAGATTTCACACAGAGAGGGGCTCTCTGTCATGTAACGATGGTGTATGTTTCCCTTCCTGAATCATAATTATCATTTCCAGTTTGAGAAAATGACCCTTAAGTAATAAGTTCCTCGGTATGTAAAGCTACTAACATATCTACAGCCTAAAAATGTATCGGAGCAGTCCCTGAGCAGCACACCATCACTGTGATTTTCATTAGTTGTACATTCGGGGAGGAGTGGAAGAAGAGATAACACTATTAGAACGCTTCCCTGGTATCACTAACACTTTTTTCCAAAGTATTGGATCCTAGTTCAGAGAAGGCAAAGAAACCTATATACTACTTTACCTTTAAGGTACTACTACACTTTCTCTGATCCAGGTTTCAACTGGATCAACACGGTATTAATTCAAAAGAACACAACCAGAAATATACTGTTTTCTTTTACTTACTGAAAATGTGAAATAAATGAGCTCAGACACgttaaacaagtcaaacataTACACATCATTGCAATGAGTTAGAACACATCAAGAGTTTAGAGTAGCGTAAATTAGACTATAAATCAAAGGCAGCAAAAGGGCTTCTATCTATCTTGATCCAGATATGCCTGTTGTGATATTTGATAAGAGGTGGGGAACCAAGAACAAGGCAATGGCCCAGGTTAGTTCTCGTGTGATAAGGGAAGTGGTCGAAttattacttttgattgttagaTCGAAAATATTCAATAGGAGTTACCGGAACGGCcaataaatgtgaaaacattaaCTTAAAGGTCCAGTCTAGTTTGAAAGACAACATTtttcaagaatatatttttgttgacaAAATCGTCTTCTGATGTTTGATGATctaaatttttcaagaaaaacatTTGATAATCTACTAAGTGTGTAAGCCATTTATGAAACTTTTTCTATTGCTACTCCAGATCACAGTGCTTCTACCAACCAACATGCTaacattattttcaatttttcgcTACTCATATTCATCTTCAAATGCCACCTGCAAAACCAACCAAGCTCCTATGTTGTTCGGACTCCACAAAATGTCAACAGGTGTGTGTCGGATTCTGcaaaagtattatatttttgaagaatccgacacgggtgcaacatcgaaagtgaagagtcccCGCAACTCAGCCAAACttagaatttcaattttttacccAACCAAACAGTTGAAGATTGATTTAAGCAACTATAACCGCAAAAAcatatttcatcaaaattttacaGCATGATGTGCTTTCTGTGTTTGTAATATGAGAGGAAAAACTAACTTAAATGAAGACAGCAAAAGTTTCAACAACCATAGCACTATAGTAATATAAAAAGTACCCTGTCGATCAGTGCATAAAACTTAAAATCATCTAGAAATAagaaataacaacaacaacaaatccaatgtAGTCTCGAAAGACCCTCGGCTCGAGTAACACATATTAAAGCAGAAACAAGAAATATATGCAGAACAAACAAAACTCAACAGCATTCACCAAAATTTAAGTTCATTATTCACCTGATACTATCTCCTTCAGTCTGAAACTGATCAGGCTTAGATCCAAGCTTCATATACTTCATCTTCCGGCGCGAATTCTCCTCACCTCTGATCTAAAATTCAGAGCTTTTTTAGGCcttcaacaagaaaaaaaaaattgatttctttgaTGATTCTGTATCTGTTAAATGCTAGTTATAGTTTCTTGAAAATCAGAGGCAATCCCACTTGCACTCCACTGACACCACCGCCCTTTAACTAATTCTTTATATATAAACTTCaccaaattgttttttttttttttttttgagaaaacaagTAGAAAAAAACCTGTCACAGCAAAGACACATATCAGAATGGTATGAATTGAAGAGCACCACTcaaatttttagacaaaaagCATCAACTGATTCTGGAAAAATGCACAAATATGAACAAACAACCACtatcacccaaaaaaaaaagtgtttcatATAGGCAAATGTAAAATTTCTAAGACATAGAATCTTGATTAACATAACAGGACATTGGAGGATGAGAGTTTATATACTACTTATACATTTCAACTGAATCTAGTATTTTCCACGCggaacataaatatatataaactaataaCAAGGCAAAAAGGAAAACACTAAACCCCCTTTTTCattacaaattttaaagttgaaacttgaaaatttgactttttgaaatttgaaattgtgtttggacatgcattttacttaaaaaaaaaattggagttCTACGAGTGAAAGTCCCAAAAACCCAACTCAGACtaattttttggaaatttgaaaatatttaaaaatcaacaacaaaaatatacttgGTGTATCTCATAGGTGAAGTCTGACACCACAGAATATACACAAACGTTACCTACCTTACCTATAGTCATTTCCAATATACATATCCAAAGATTATGtgttaaaaatcaaatcaacttTTATAACAAAGCAActatttaaagataaattttcaaaatctataaCGATAGACCATCACAAGGACTCAAACAACATTTGCAGAAAAGTTATCCAAAATcagaaaattcaaacaaaaactGATTGAACATGCATtatgagaaaaaagaaattcattaatcttcagaaaaagaaaaaaaactcactCAAGAAGGTTCCAAATTAGCTTTGATGCGGCGCAATGAAATTAGTTGAGGTATAACAGTGCAAATACAGTGTGAAAAGCATTATAAATGACGTGAAGATGTAAAactttgagagaaaaatacaaCACAAAAAAATCGATCCATAAAAAAGATAAGTtgttttttctgatttttgtcTGCCACAGTAGCAACACAGTGTTCTCGCAAAAATCCAATTTGAGAATGTTTCTCAACTCTTATCTATTATTATTAGCTTTAGAATCAGCACCACTGCCCCCACCACTAAACTTTCGTCcgtcatttcattttatatgagttaagtcacagtttttttttttaaaaaaaagggtttgaaatttgtgaaattaatttgtataactttaaattattttattaaaataaaataaatattttaaaattaaattgttacttaatatataaatttatctttttttacaccaattaa
Protein-coding regions in this window:
- the LOC125859841 gene encoding BTB/POZ domain-containing protein NPY4-like, with product MKYMKLGSKPDQFQTEGDSIRYVAAELATDMVINVGDVKFYLHKFPLLLKSYRLQKLIACTNEENSDEINIHDIPGGPAAFEVCAKFCYNMTVTLNAYNVVAARCAAEYLEMYESVEKGNLIYKIEVFLTSSIFRSWKDSIIVLQTTKAFLPWSEELKIVSHCLESVASKASVDTSKVDWSYTYNHKKLPSENGSDLHCNAVSWQQLVPIDWWVEDLCELHIDLYKRVIVTIKTKGRISSEAIGEALKAYANRRLPGFSKGSIQGSDPEKYRYMVDTITWLLPKEKNSVSCSFLMKLLQTSIAFECGQTTRSELKRRIGLHMEDATVGDLLIRAPDSETIIFDIDIVHDLVENFMLHQKSGQIDSSADNRFHDICPAFASDASEVKVARVIDRYLAEVARDPNLPLSKFINLAELVSSFSRPSHDGIYRAIDMYLKEHPGITKSERKRICRLMDCRKLSAEACMHAVQNERLPLRVVVQVLFFEQLRATASSGGGSTPDLTRSVKSLLPVGSQRCSTSATSNIEDNSDAMLTAKELKALKGELATLRLRDRGDNNCRNLNDTKTNAATVDDSKVRSSIMSKKMLSKLWSNKDRQSENSSSDTSESPSSSNAGETKSTSCRSGRHSLS